A stretch of Paenibacillus mucilaginosus 3016 DNA encodes these proteins:
- a CDS encoding RNA-binding protein has product MSTDQIYSHFHPDEHRFVDKAAEWVARAEQHEAKLTDFLDPRQAFILTTLVNRSMDVQLLLNGGHPSAERRRAWVAPDYRVLESEDPGITLLSITSPDEKLEDLDHGDYMGAILSLGIKREKVGDIHVRPDGCHILVASEIADYFRLNLSQVHRVHVMTEVLPLERLQFTEVKLEELQLSVASLRLDGIVSDVYRLSRAKVLVPIKAGRCKVNWKQEEDPSKPLREGDVVSLQGAGRFKVLEIEGVTKKGRTRVKIGKYS; this is encoded by the coding sequence ATGTCAACCGATCAGATCTACTCGCATTTTCATCCCGACGAGCACCGTTTCGTCGACAAGGCGGCCGAATGGGTGGCCCGTGCAGAGCAGCACGAAGCCAAGCTGACCGACTTCCTGGACCCGCGGCAGGCCTTCATTCTTACGACCCTGGTCAACCGCAGCATGGATGTGCAGCTTCTGCTGAACGGCGGCCATCCCTCCGCCGAACGCCGGCGGGCCTGGGTGGCGCCGGACTACCGCGTGCTGGAATCGGAAGACCCGGGGATTACGCTGCTGTCGATCACCTCTCCGGATGAGAAGCTCGAAGATCTCGACCATGGGGATTACATGGGCGCGATTCTCAGCCTCGGCATCAAGCGGGAGAAGGTAGGCGACATCCATGTGCGGCCGGACGGCTGCCACATCCTCGTGGCCTCCGAGATTGCGGACTACTTCCGGCTCAACCTGAGCCAGGTGCACCGGGTGCATGTCATGACCGAGGTGCTGCCGCTCGAGCGTCTGCAGTTCACCGAGGTGAAGCTCGAGGAGCTTCAGCTCTCCGTGGCGTCCCTGCGCCTCGACGGGATCGTCAGCGACGTGTACCGTCTGAGCCGGGCCAAGGTGCTCGTGCCGATCAAGGCGGGACGCTGCAAGGTCAACTGGAAGCAGGAGGAGGACCCGAGCAAGCCGCTGCGCGAAGGCGATGTGGTCTCTCTCCAGGGAGCGGGCCGGTTCAAGGTGCTTGAAATCGAAGGCGTCACCAAAAAGGGAAGAACCCGTGTCAAAATCGGCAAGTACTCGTGA
- a CDS encoding YggT family protein, protein MNFNIVGYVATLIQIYQYLLIAYVLLSWLPNARESFIGEFLGKLCEPYLGIFRRIIPPLGGMIDISPIVALIALQFVGQGIIAIVSYLV, encoded by the coding sequence TTGAATTTCAACATCGTCGGCTATGTAGCTACCCTGATTCAAATCTATCAATATCTGCTCATCGCGTATGTGCTTTTGTCCTGGCTGCCGAATGCCCGGGAAAGCTTTATCGGTGAGTTCCTCGGCAAGCTGTGCGAGCCGTATCTCGGCATCTTCCGCCGCATTATCCCGCCGCTCGGCGGCATGATCGACATCTCGCCGATCGTCGCCCTGATCGCCCTGCAGTTCGTGGGCCAAGGGATTATCGCGATCGTAAGCTACCTGGTCTAG
- a CDS encoding YggS family pyridoxal phosphate-dependent enzyme, with protein sequence MNTNLQERIQHVNDRIAAACARAGRRPDEVGVIAVTKYVSMETTGAALDQGLTQIGENRWQDAAAKWEAFGSRAIWHFIGHLQTNKVKEVVGRFHYIHSLDRLSLAKEIEKKAAGLGITVPCFLQLNISGEESKYGMEPEALMDFVSELRSCPHIRIEGLMTMAPYEAEPEETRPVFRGLREWRDRLNGSGLLDYEVHGLSMGMSNDFEIAIEEGATWVRLGTVLVGKE encoded by the coding sequence GTGAACACGAATTTGCAGGAACGCATACAGCACGTCAATGACCGGATCGCAGCCGCCTGCGCGCGGGCGGGACGCCGTCCCGATGAGGTCGGGGTCATTGCGGTAACCAAATATGTGTCGATGGAGACCACCGGCGCCGCCCTGGACCAGGGGCTCACCCAGATCGGGGAGAACCGCTGGCAGGATGCGGCGGCGAAGTGGGAGGCCTTCGGAAGCCGGGCGATCTGGCATTTTATCGGCCATCTCCAGACGAACAAAGTGAAGGAAGTCGTCGGCCGGTTTCACTATATTCATTCGCTGGACAGGCTGTCGCTTGCGAAGGAGATCGAGAAGAAAGCGGCCGGGCTCGGCATCACCGTGCCCTGCTTCCTCCAGCTGAACATCTCCGGCGAAGAATCCAAGTACGGCATGGAGCCGGAAGCGCTCATGGATTTTGTAAGCGAGCTGCGCAGCTGCCCGCATATCCGCATCGAGGGTCTGATGACGATGGCTCCCTATGAAGCGGAGCCGGAAGAGACCCGTCCCGTATTCCGCGGGCTGCGGGAGTGGCGGGACCGTCTGAACGGATCGGGGCTGCTGGATTACGAAGTGCACGGCCTCTCCATGGGCATGTCGAATGATTTTGAGATTGCCATTGAAGAAGGCGCCACGTGGGTGCGTCTCGGAACCGTCCTGGTGGGTAAGGAATAA
- a CDS encoding YlmC/YmxH family sporulation protein, translating to MKISDFQTKDVINIVDGKKLGQISDLELDLHYGRIEAIVVPGAARFFGLFGGTDDIVIPWRNIVKIGMDVVLVKLDDMRSYRQGEEPEVNYEYNRQYRG from the coding sequence GTGAAAATATCCGACTTTCAGACGAAGGATGTCATCAATATTGTGGACGGCAAAAAGCTCGGCCAGATCAGCGACCTGGAGCTGGACCTGCACTATGGACGCATCGAAGCGATCGTCGTGCCGGGTGCCGCCCGCTTCTTCGGACTCTTCGGCGGCACGGACGATATCGTCATTCCGTGGAGGAATATCGTCAAGATCGGCATGGACGTCGTGCTCGTCAAGCTCGATGACATGCGTTCCTACCGCCAGGGCGAAGAGCCGGAGGTGAATTACGAGTATAACCGGCAGTACCGGGGCTAA
- the sigG gene encoding RNA polymerase sporulation sigma factor SigG, whose translation MTRNKVEICGVDTAKLPVLTNAEMRELFVALQTNNERSAREKLVNGNLRLVLSVIQRFNNRGEFVDDLFQVGCIGLMKAIDNFDLSQNVKFSTYAVPMIIGEIRRYLRDNNPIRVSRSLRDIAYKALQVRDQLTNMNSREPSIYEISEALNVPKEDVVFALDAIQDPVSLFEPIYHDGGDPIYVMDQISDDRNKDVSWIEGIALREAMRKLGDREKMILSMRFFDGKTQMEVADEIGISQAQVSRLEKSAISQMQKHVKN comes from the coding sequence GTGACCCGAAACAAAGTCGAAATATGCGGTGTCGATACGGCAAAGCTACCGGTTTTGACGAATGCGGAAATGCGTGAACTGTTCGTGGCGCTTCAGACGAACAATGAACGATCTGCAAGAGAGAAATTAGTGAACGGGAACCTCAGGCTGGTGCTGAGCGTGATCCAGCGGTTCAACAACAGGGGGGAATTCGTTGACGACTTGTTCCAAGTAGGCTGTATCGGACTGATGAAGGCCATTGATAATTTTGATCTCAGCCAGAATGTAAAATTCTCGACCTACGCGGTGCCGATGATTATCGGGGAGATCCGGCGCTACCTGCGGGACAACAACCCGATCCGCGTATCGCGTTCCCTGCGGGATATCGCCTACAAGGCGCTGCAGGTGCGCGACCAGCTCACCAATATGAACTCTCGCGAGCCCTCGATCTACGAGATCTCCGAGGCGCTCAACGTACCCAAAGAAGACGTCGTCTTCGCCCTGGATGCCATCCAGGATCCCGTCTCGCTCTTCGAGCCGATCTATCATGACGGCGGCGACCCGATCTATGTGATGGACCAGATCAGCGACGACCGCAACAAGGACGTGTCGTGGATCGAGGGCATTGCTCTTCGGGAAGCGATGCGCAAGCTGGGCGACCGCGAGAAGATGATCCTCTCCATGAGGTTCTTCGACGGCAAAACCCAGATGGAAGTGGCCGATGAGATCGGCATCTCGCAGGCACAGGTCTCCCGGCTCGAGAAGTCGGCGATTTCCCAGATGCAGAAGCATGTAAAGAATTAA
- the sigE gene encoding RNA polymerase sporulation sigma factor SigE, which yields MMLKWKLSMQIFYFRLLLLFGLKGEEIYYIGGSEALPPPLTREEEEYLLEKLPSGDAAIRGMLIERNLRLVVYIARKFENTGINIEDLVSIGAIGLIKAVNTFDPEKKIKLATYASRCIENEILMYLRRNSKIRTEVSFDEPLNIDWDGNELLLSDVLGTENDTIYRNIEEQVDRKLLHKALDKLTERERIIMELRFGLQDGEEKTQKDVADMLGISQSYISRLEKRIIKRLRKEFNKMV from the coding sequence ATGATGCTGAAGTGGAAGCTGTCGATGCAAATTTTTTATTTTCGTCTCTTGCTGCTGTTCGGGCTCAAAGGGGAAGAGATCTACTACATTGGTGGAAGCGAAGCGCTGCCGCCTCCGCTCACCCGCGAAGAGGAAGAGTATCTGCTGGAGAAGCTGCCGTCCGGGGACGCGGCGATTCGGGGGATGCTCATCGAGCGCAACCTGCGTCTGGTCGTGTACATTGCCCGCAAGTTCGAGAACACGGGAATCAACATCGAGGATCTCGTATCCATCGGGGCGATCGGCCTGATCAAGGCAGTCAATACGTTCGATCCCGAGAAGAAAATCAAGCTGGCTACCTACGCGTCCCGCTGCATTGAGAACGAAATCCTGATGTACCTGCGCCGCAACAGCAAGATCCGTACGGAAGTGTCCTTCGACGAGCCTCTCAACATCGATTGGGACGGCAACGAGCTGCTGCTCTCCGACGTGCTCGGCACCGAGAACGATACGATCTACCGCAACATCGAGGAGCAGGTGGACCGCAAGCTGCTGCACAAGGCTCTCGACAAGCTGACGGAGCGGGAGAGGATCATCATGGAACTGCGGTTCGGGCTGCAGGACGGGGAAGAGAAGACGCAGAAGGATGTGGCGGATATGCTGGGCATCTCGCAGTCTTACATCTCCCGGCTCGAGAAGCGGATCATCAAGCGGCTGCGCAAGGAGTTCAACAAGATGGTGTGA
- the spoIIGA gene encoding sigma-E processing peptidase SpoIIGA: MVVYIDIIFLLNLLIDGALLWTTAWTRRMAFRWWRLALAAAIGGSYAVMIFFPPLSFLYTLALKFTLSLIMLLTAFGFGGLQHFLRNLGAFYLVNFVAAGGIVGLIYFRQSAGEILSGILTFRSWDVTLLLLLFAIPFSVWLCRQVIGALRRKQELGSFLAKVDIHIGDSLTTCTGLIDTGNQLYDPLTKTPVMVMEALQWAEHIPEAWLPRIRKAEVDQLVNSIGTDAFIWQDRLRLVPYRGVNRSTQFMLAIKPDRVVITMEGRTMEAMKVLVGLDGGRLSSDNAYQAIIHPSLVHT, from the coding sequence ATGGTTGTTTATATCGACATCATTTTCCTTCTGAATCTATTGATTGACGGCGCGCTGCTGTGGACGACCGCCTGGACGCGCAGGATGGCGTTTCGCTGGTGGAGGCTTGCTCTGGCGGCGGCGATCGGGGGCAGCTACGCCGTGATGATTTTTTTTCCCCCGCTTTCGTTCCTGTATACGCTCGCTCTGAAGTTCACCCTGTCGCTGATCATGCTGCTTACCGCATTCGGGTTTGGAGGGCTGCAGCACTTTCTGAGAAACTTAGGCGCGTTCTACCTGGTGAACTTCGTGGCAGCCGGCGGGATCGTCGGGCTGATCTACTTCCGGCAGTCGGCCGGAGAAATCTTGAGCGGCATCCTGACCTTCCGCAGCTGGGACGTGACGCTGCTGCTGCTGCTCTTCGCCATTCCCTTCAGTGTGTGGCTGTGCCGGCAGGTGATCGGCGCCCTGCGGCGCAAGCAGGAGCTGGGCTCGTTTCTCGCCAAGGTGGATATCCATATCGGCGACTCGCTCACCACCTGTACCGGTCTCATCGACACGGGCAACCAGCTGTATGACCCGCTGACGAAGACGCCGGTGATGGTCATGGAGGCGCTGCAGTGGGCCGAGCATATCCCGGAGGCATGGCTGCCCCGGATCCGCAAGGCCGAGGTCGACCAGCTTGTGAATTCTATCGGCACCGACGCGTTCATCTGGCAGGACCGCCTGCGGCTTGTACCCTACCGGGGTGTCAACCGAAGCACGCAGTTCATGCTCGCAATCAAACCCGACCGGGTAGTCATCACCATGGAGGGCAGAACCATGGAAGCGATGAAGGTGCTCGTCGGACTGGACGGAGGACGTCTCAGCTCCGACAACGCGTACCAGGCCATCATTCATCCGTCACTCGTCCATACGTAG
- the ftsZ gene encoding cell division protein FtsZ — MFEFDMDMDQLAKIKVIGVGGGGSNAVNRMIENGVKGVEFITVNTDAQALHLAHSEQKLQIGDKLTRGLGAGANPEVGKKAAEESREAIMNALKGSDMVFVTAGMGGGTGTGAAPVIAEIAKECGALTVGVVTRPFTFEGRKRALQAEQGIAALKEKVDTLIVIPNDRLLEIVDKKTPMLEAFREADNVLRQGVQGISDLIAVPGLINLDFADVKTIMTERGSALMGIGIATGENRAAEAAKKAIMSPLLETSIDGARGVLMNITGGANLSLYEVNEAADIVASASDLEVNMIFGAVIDERLKEEIMVTVIATGFEHKAIAPGPRKPGAGAGAAPSAAAPQQEQTDNRLNNLRPFGGSQPSSDQLDIPTFLRNRNRGGGFDNK; from the coding sequence ATGTTTGAATTTGACATGGACATGGACCAACTGGCTAAAATAAAGGTCATCGGCGTTGGCGGCGGCGGAAGCAATGCCGTGAACCGGATGATCGAGAACGGCGTAAAGGGCGTAGAGTTCATTACCGTGAACACGGACGCTCAGGCGCTTCATCTGGCTCATTCCGAGCAGAAGCTTCAGATCGGGGACAAGCTGACCCGCGGTCTCGGAGCGGGCGCGAATCCGGAAGTGGGCAAGAAGGCGGCGGAGGAATCCCGTGAAGCGATTATGAATGCGCTCAAGGGCTCCGACATGGTCTTCGTTACCGCGGGGATGGGCGGCGGAACAGGGACCGGTGCCGCGCCGGTCATCGCCGAGATTGCCAAGGAATGCGGCGCGCTGACCGTAGGCGTGGTCACCCGGCCGTTCACCTTCGAGGGCCGCAAGCGGGCGCTGCAGGCCGAGCAGGGGATTGCCGCACTGAAGGAGAAGGTCGATACGCTGATCGTCATTCCGAATGACCGGCTGCTCGAGATCGTCGACAAGAAGACGCCGATGCTCGAGGCATTCCGTGAAGCGGACAACGTGCTTCGTCAGGGCGTACAGGGCATCTCCGACTTGATCGCTGTACCGGGTCTTATCAACCTCGACTTTGCCGATGTCAAAACGATCATGACCGAGCGCGGTTCCGCCCTGATGGGGATCGGGATCGCCACAGGGGAAAACCGTGCGGCGGAAGCCGCCAAGAAGGCGATCATGTCGCCGCTTCTCGAAACTTCGATCGACGGGGCACGCGGAGTGCTCATGAACATTACCGGCGGAGCGAATCTCTCGCTCTATGAAGTCAACGAAGCCGCAGATATTGTCGCGTCGGCTTCGGACCTGGAAGTGAATATGATTTTCGGTGCGGTCATTGACGAGCGGCTGAAGGAAGAAATCATGGTCACCGTCATTGCCACCGGATTTGAACATAAAGCGATTGCTCCAGGCCCGCGCAAGCCGGGTGCCGGAGCAGGCGCCGCTCCTTCCGCAGCAGCTCCACAGCAGGAACAGACGGACAACCGGCTGAACAACCTCCGTCCTTTCGGAGGCAGCCAGCCGTCGAGCGACCAGCTCGACATTCCGACATTCCTCCGCAACCGCAACCGCGGAGGCGGCTTCGACAACAAGTAG
- the ftsA gene encoding cell division protein FtsA, with product MSSNDIIVSLDIGTSKVRVIIGEVVNGAINIIGVGSADSEGIRKGSIVDIDQTVQTIRSAVDHAERMVGIQIAEVYVGIAGNHIALQSSHGVVAVSNEDREIGDDDIERVIQAAKVIPLAPEREIIGVVPNQYVVDGTDQIHDPRSMIGVRLEVEATIVTGTKTAIHNLLRVVEKSGLKVAGLILMSLASGHLALSKDEKNIGTVLVDIGAGATTIAVFNENNLVATSTLPIGGEYITNDIAYGLKTQADIAEKIKLKFGCALVDHAASDQVFKVNRIGSNTDKEFSQVDLANIIEPRVQEIFHLIRLEVQRLGFGDLPGGYVLTGGTVAMPGMLAVAQVELATSVRIAVPDYIGVRDSSFTSGVGIIQYASRYLRSSKQTQNSGVKKLIPKKPAPGQEQQKPSAMERFKNWLSEFI from the coding sequence TTGAGCAGCAATGACATCATTGTTAGTTTGGACATCGGTACATCCAAAGTTCGGGTTATTATTGGGGAAGTCGTAAACGGCGCCATTAATATAATTGGAGTTGGATCTGCCGATTCCGAGGGAATTCGCAAAGGATCCATCGTGGATATTGATCAAACGGTTCAAACGATCCGTAGTGCGGTGGACCATGCGGAGCGGATGGTAGGCATTCAAATTGCGGAAGTGTATGTCGGCATCGCCGGGAATCATATCGCTCTGCAGTCCAGTCATGGTGTGGTTGCTGTATCCAATGAAGACCGTGAAATTGGAGACGACGATATCGAACGCGTCATTCAGGCGGCCAAGGTGATTCCTCTGGCACCGGAGCGCGAGATTATCGGCGTGGTTCCGAACCAGTATGTAGTAGACGGAACGGATCAGATTCACGATCCGCGCAGCATGATCGGCGTAAGACTCGAAGTGGAAGCTACAATCGTTACCGGAACGAAGACAGCCATACATAACCTGCTTCGCGTGGTAGAGAAATCCGGATTGAAGGTTGCAGGGCTCATCCTGATGTCGCTGGCGAGCGGTCATCTGGCTCTGTCCAAGGATGAGAAGAACATCGGAACGGTGCTCGTGGATATCGGGGCGGGCGCCACGACCATTGCCGTATTCAATGAGAACAACCTGGTGGCCACCTCCACGCTGCCTATCGGCGGGGAATACATCACCAATGACATAGCTTATGGCCTGAAGACGCAGGCGGATATCGCAGAGAAGATCAAACTGAAATTCGGCTGTGCGCTTGTGGATCATGCGGCAAGCGATCAGGTGTTCAAGGTGAACCGGATTGGGAGCAACACGGATAAGGAATTCTCCCAGGTGGATCTGGCCAATATCATCGAACCCCGCGTTCAAGAAATATTCCATTTGATCCGGCTCGAAGTGCAGAGGCTCGGTTTCGGTGACCTCCCCGGTGGGTATGTACTAACCGGAGGCACTGTGGCCATGCCGGGGATGCTGGCTGTCGCCCAGGTGGAACTTGCTACCTCCGTGCGAATCGCCGTACCGGATTATATCGGTGTCCGTGATTCCTCGTTTACGAGCGGTGTTGGCATTATCCAGTATGCTTCCCGTTATCTGCGCAGTTCGAAGCAAACGCAAAACTCGGGAGTCAAGAAACTGATTCCGAAGAAACCGGCTCCCGGTCAAGAGCAGCAGAAGCCCTCGGCCATGGAACGTTTCAAGAACTGGTTAAGCGAGTTTATCTAG
- a CDS encoding cell division protein FtsQ/DivIB, which produces MDDRLPVMKKPAPSRSRGSRKLLTVLVIFFIGLLLVLFFQSSLSKISNVEVAGQELVDPAEILQKAEVKQGDHFFSVSSSDIEERVQTLPMVESAEVTKHFPGRITIQVKEHPKVAYQIGEGGQVEVLLADASILPVKVQGVPLDKPILTGWRPDDPLKTRLCLAMAKLPPSYFADISEIKPAPSNAYPDKIRLYTRTQYEVQTTIGKLPEKIKYLQSYIANLQSDGIKGGVIKMLEADYYTAVDDTPEPKTQQSTQQAEQTPQQTPQEGGSAVKETPSEEGAKQQD; this is translated from the coding sequence ATGGATGATCGACTCCCCGTTATGAAAAAGCCGGCGCCCTCCCGAAGCCGGGGCAGCCGCAAGCTGCTGACCGTACTCGTGATCTTCTTCATCGGGCTGCTGCTGGTTCTGTTCTTCCAATCCTCCCTGAGCAAAATCTCGAATGTCGAAGTGGCCGGCCAGGAGCTGGTGGACCCGGCGGAGATCCTGCAGAAGGCGGAGGTGAAGCAGGGGGACCACTTCTTCTCCGTATCCTCATCCGATATCGAGGAGAGGGTGCAGACCCTGCCGATGGTGGAATCGGCGGAAGTGACGAAGCACTTTCCGGGGCGCATCACCATCCAGGTGAAAGAGCATCCGAAGGTGGCCTACCAGATCGGTGAAGGGGGCCAGGTGGAGGTGCTGCTGGCCGATGCCAGCATCCTGCCCGTCAAAGTGCAGGGCGTTCCGCTGGACAAGCCCATTCTGACAGGCTGGCGTCCGGACGATCCCCTGAAGACCCGGCTCTGTCTGGCTATGGCCAAGCTGCCGCCTTCTTACTTCGCCGACATCTCCGAGATCAAGCCGGCTCCAAGCAATGCGTACCCGGACAAGATCCGGCTGTACACCCGCACCCAGTACGAGGTGCAGACGACCATTGGCAAGCTGCCCGAGAAAATCAAGTATCTGCAGTCTTATATTGCGAATCTTCAAAGCGACGGAATCAAGGGCGGCGTAATCAAGATGCTCGAAGCGGACTATTATACCGCCGTGGACGATACGCCGGAGCCGAAGACGCAGCAGAGCACCCAGCAAGCGGAGCAGACCCCGCAGCAAACGCCGCAGGAAGGCGGTTCCGCGGTCAAAGAGACCCCCTCGGAGGAGGGGGCGAAGCAGCAGGACTGA